In a single window of the Thermus amyloliquefaciens genome:
- the rpiA gene encoding ribose-5-phosphate isomerase RpiA, with protein sequence MERPLESYKKEAAHAAVAYVQDGMVVGLGTGSTARYAVLELARRLREGELRGVVGVPTSEATKDLALREGIRVVDLPPDGVDLAIDGADEIAPDLSLIKGLGGALLREKIVESNAKEFIVIADHTKKVPVLGRGVLPVEIVPFGHLATLKAIRALGGEPELRMEGDEFYFTDGGHLIADVRFGPIGDPLGLHRALLEIPGVVETGLFVGLATRALVAGPAGVEEILP encoded by the coding sequence CGTGGCCTATGTCCAGGATGGCATGGTGGTGGGCTTGGGCACGGGGTCCACGGCCCGGTACGCGGTCTTGGAGCTGGCCCGGCGGCTCAGGGAAGGGGAGCTTAGGGGGGTTGTGGGGGTCCCCACCTCGGAGGCCACCAAGGACCTGGCCCTTAGGGAGGGGATTCGGGTGGTGGATTTGCCCCCGGATGGGGTGGACCTGGCCATAGACGGGGCCGATGAGATCGCCCCCGACCTCTCCCTCATCAAGGGCCTGGGCGGGGCTCTTTTGCGGGAGAAGATCGTGGAGAGCAACGCCAAGGAGTTCATCGTGATCGCCGACCACACCAAGAAGGTGCCGGTTTTGGGCCGCGGGGTGCTGCCGGTGGAGATCGTGCCCTTTGGCCATCTGGCCACCTTGAAGGCCATCCGCGCTCTGGGAGGGGAGCCGGAGCTGAGGATGGAGGGGGATGAGTTTTACTTCACCGACGGGGGGCACTTGATCGCCGATGTGCGCTTTGGCCCCATTGGGGACCCCCTGGGTCTGCACAGGGCCCTTCTGGAGATCCCGGGGGTGGTGGAAACGGGCCTTTTCGTGGGCCTGGCCACCCGGGCCCTGGTGGCGGGGCCTGCGGGGGTGGAGGAGATCCTCCCGTAA